From one Brachypodium distachyon strain Bd21 chromosome 4, Brachypodium_distachyon_v3.0, whole genome shotgun sequence genomic stretch:
- the LOC100844123 gene encoding probable WRKY transcription factor 2, whose amino-acid sequence MAGTSDRGSIMEDWMAMPPTPSPRTLMSSFLNEDFSSGPFSNLFSENGSNKPHDHSEKRGEFVDLRDQVPAQSAEATLQKDISLEPNLFNANQKPNPHGGLAERMASRAGFSIPKIDTSRVGSSTVIRSPIAIPPGLSPTTLLESPVFLYNSMAQPSPTTGKLPFPATNANSTIPPAARMNEDHTFSNDVFSFQPHLGSKAPSLSTVEKGYNACPSNQSLSNIHQRESNLQSSFTAVKDTADETIIKPKTSDSMFGDDHSSSEEQEDDETDQNGEYSSATISTPDEDGYNWKKYGPKQVKSTEYPRSYFKCTHPNCPVKKKVERSQVGQITEIIYKGTHNHPLPPLNPHSGVPLSHISDPQVNARKNPGLQAGLDSASLWENGRSGCIQDVQSEGVDARPGTRLPVSAYGDTSIVESQDAVDVSSTLSNEEIDRATHGTVSLDCDGGEDETESKRRKLDALATATVTAAAATSTTSTIDMVAAASRSVREPRVVVQTTSEVDILDDGYRWRKYGQKVVKGNPNPRSYYKCTHPGCSVRKHVERASHDLKSVITTYEGKHNHEVPAARNSGHASSGSGSAPASMPQVNLSHRRQEQAQGSFGQFGGSTPFGSFGLPPRGQLGAAGNFRFGMVPPGMSIPMPAAHQQSMMQGYPGLMMPEGQPKTEPGPQSEHAASSAYQQMMSRPPFGSQM is encoded by the exons ATGGCTGGCACCAGTGACCGAGGATCCATCATGGAGGACTGGATGGCCATGCCCCCAACTCCCAGTCCGAGAACACTCATGTCAAGCTTCTTGAATGAAGACTTCAGCTCTGGCCCATTCTCCAATTTATTCAGTGAAAATGGTAGCAATAAGCCCCATGATCATtcagagaagagaggagagttTGTGGATTTGAGGGACCAAGTGCCTGCTCAATCAGCTGAAGCTACACTTCAAAAGGATATTTCCTTGGAACCAAACTTGTTCAATGCTAATCAGAAACCAAACCCACATGGCGGTCTGGCAGAGCGCATGGCTTCCAGAGCTGGTTTCAGCATTCCGAAGATAGATACATCTCGTGTTGGTTCATCCACAGTTATTCGATCACCCATAGCAATTCCACCTGGCCTTAGTCCAACTACTCTTCTTGAGTCGCCGGTTTTTCTTTACAATTCTATG GCGCAGCCTTCTCCAACTACTGGGAAATTGCCCTTTCCGGCTACAAATGCTAACTCAACAATACCACCAGCTGCCAGGATGAATGAAGATCATACATTCAGTAATGATGTTTTTTCCTTCCAACCTCACTTAGGTTCGAAAGCGCCAAGTTTATCAACAGTGGAAAAG GGTTACAATGCTTGTCCCTCAAACCAGTCATTGTCAAATATTCATCAGCGGGAATCCAATTTGCAGTCAAGCTTTACTGCAGTCAAGGACACTGCGGATGAAACAATTATTAAACCGAAGACATCTGACTCCATGTTCGGTGATGATCACTCATCTTCTGAAGAACAGGAAGATGATGAGACAGATCAAAATGGAGAATATTCTTCTGCCACAATTAGCACCCCAGATGAGGATGGATATAACTGGAAAAAATATGGACCGAAGCAAGTTAAGAGTACCGAGTATCCAAGGAGCTACTTTAAATGCACACACCCAAATTGCCCTGTCAAGAAAAAAGTGGAGCGTTCTCAGGTTGGTCAGATAACAGAGATAATCTACAAGGGTACTCACAATCACCCTTTGCCGCCTCTAAACCCCCACTCAGGTGTCCCTTTGTCGCACATCAGTGATCCACAAGTCAATGCCCGGAAGAACCCTGGTTTGCAGGCAGGGCTCGACTCTGCATCTTTGTGGGAAAATGGTAGAAGTGGATGTATCCAAGATGTGCAAAGTGAAGGTGTTGATGCAAGACCTGGTACTCGCCTTCCTGTATCAGCATATGGTGATACATCTATCGTGGAGTCTCAAGATGCAGTCGATGTCTCATCAACACTGTCTAATGAGGAGATTGACAGGGCAACACATGGCACCGTATCTTTAGACTGTGATGGCGGTGAAGATGAGACTGAATCTAAAAGAAG GAAGCTGGATGCTTTGGCTACTGCTACTGttactgccgccgccgccacctccaccaccagcaCAATTGACATGGTGGCTGCGGCATCTAGATCTGTCCGGGAGCCTCGTGTTGTTGTTCAGACAACCAGTGAGGTTGACATCCTTGATGACGGGTATCGTTGGCGCAAGTATGGTCAGAAGGTTGTCAAAGGAAATCCAAATCCAAG GAGTTACTACAAATGCACGCACCCTGGCTGTTCAGTGCGCAAGCACGTGGAAAGAGCATCGCATGATCTGAAATCTGTGATCACAACATATGAGGGAAAGCACAACCATGAAGTTCCAGCAGCGAGAAATAGCGGGCATGCGAGCTCTGGTTCTGGCAGTGCTCCAGCATCTATGCCGCAGGTTAATCTCTCCCATCGTCGGCAAGAACAAGCACAAGGCAGCTTTGGTCAGTTTGGTGGTTCAACTCCTTTCGGTTCCTTTGGTCTCCCACCAAGAGGCCAGTTGGGAGCGGCAGGCAATTTCCGCTTCGGGATGGTTCCTCCAGGCATGTCGATTCCAATGCCCGCTGCTCATCAGCAATCAATGATGCAGGGCTACCCAGGGCTCATGATGCCAGAAGGACAGCCGAAGACGGAGCCAGGGCCACAATCAGAACATGCAGCCTCATCAGCTTACCAGCAAATGATGAGCAGGCCCCCCTTTGGTTCTCAGATGTAA